Proteins from a genomic interval of Bdellovibrionales bacterium:
- a CDS encoding LamG domain-containing protein codes for MVRSIFSSFFALVNIFRREVTILFFILFLFGLTSCRLNDNEIKGTIGCHADCSSSPGNGGGSGNPADPIVGLTAGKLVFVVEPTNAAVNSTMSEVQVDVRSGSNVRVLTNQVVVSLSIHSDTSYGLARLGGTLSATTVNGVARFPNLMINKSFDNFQLGASASGLKPAVSEPFNVVGSATQIYRSVGPGKNSYLADGALNQMTISNSVATFTHPLPDNVGLGDAIQYDSSAGGNGSGLGSVDRIVFVHRRISSTKYLVKQADGSGADATFGDRDWSVCRAYTDLWSAIGDSGGGSENDLIDLLVRDFDFFSNSGGDDLTVANRIWNVVLYGDGVQGNPIYVWNWTTDSLRYLRLFTPVWPTEVGVSQRHFGQWTEKAFRMGVPTVGGDGNRLSVKTNTVTVDGLQIMVDDDGGSVSGLYIESTGSSVVSNNILRKIDSVSWGSGIYIGSTGGIGKIFDNLIYGFDVFNSIRVNAASTTQYIYNNSGFDHTSGIRSENGTVIAKNNLMKGSSNNQNYDGGFGLGSNYNISDDATVPGGGNDLASSPINFLNELFYDFRLSLTGNLAVNGGTSLVADSALPLISDIRGYPRGIGGAWDIGAFEMAESIFGDDLAAEFSQGQLSSSLEVDGSGSLRLRAISASERELQVPDASFNMSGLVALWHFNESSGQIMDASGNLHHSTASGGTPSYGQSGVLNSAMTFESASSEFIDFGQLPEIEQVSRVSLVAWVKRSSSGSKLLIGGHEPSGAYDSIFLELWDDGTLNAIVTNSSYYYGGSRALNDTQWHHIAMVFDGTLTGDANRLKAFIDGVQVPLVFSGGGSLPSLTPDLSTNFMIGTNGEGGFSDGSIDEISVWSRALGAVEMRTLYERQRGSYNSEGAEFLSRIFDSGALDGRWGRLN; via the coding sequence TATTTTATTTCTCTTTGGACTCACGTCTTGTCGACTCAATGATAACGAAATTAAAGGAACCATTGGTTGCCATGCAGACTGCAGTTCAAGTCCAGGAAATGGGGGTGGCAGTGGAAATCCAGCTGACCCCATTGTCGGTCTGACAGCTGGCAAACTTGTGTTTGTAGTTGAGCCGACGAATGCGGCTGTAAATTCAACAATGTCAGAAGTCCAAGTAGACGTGAGAAGCGGTTCCAATGTTCGCGTTCTGACAAATCAAGTTGTGGTTTCCTTGAGTATACATTCTGACACTTCTTACGGTTTAGCTAGGTTGGGTGGAACTTTGTCTGCTACCACAGTAAACGGAGTGGCTCGTTTCCCAAACTTGATGATTAATAAGTCATTTGATAATTTTCAATTGGGAGCCTCAGCAAGTGGCTTGAAGCCAGCTGTGAGTGAGCCATTCAATGTTGTCGGTTCGGCAACTCAAATATATAGGTCTGTCGGGCCAGGAAAAAATAGCTATTTGGCTGATGGCGCATTAAATCAGATGACAATCTCTAATTCAGTTGCCACCTTTACACATCCTTTGCCTGATAATGTTGGTTTGGGAGATGCCATTCAGTATGATTCGAGCGCAGGGGGAAATGGCTCTGGTCTTGGGTCCGTTGATCGTATTGTGTTTGTTCATCGACGAATTTCCTCAACGAAATACCTTGTTAAACAAGCTGACGGAAGCGGCGCCGACGCAACATTTGGAGATAGGGATTGGTCTGTTTGCAGGGCCTATACGGATCTTTGGAGTGCAATTGGAGATAGTGGGGGAGGGAGCGAAAATGATCTCATTGATTTATTGGTGAGAGATTTTGATTTCTTTTCCAACTCAGGCGGTGATGATCTCACGGTTGCCAATAGGATCTGGAATGTTGTTCTTTACGGCGACGGTGTGCAAGGTAACCCGATTTATGTTTGGAATTGGACGACGGATAGTCTTCGATATTTGCGTTTGTTTACACCAGTTTGGCCTACTGAAGTGGGAGTATCACAAAGACATTTTGGACAATGGACTGAAAAGGCCTTTCGCATGGGAGTACCGACGGTGGGAGGGGACGGAAATCGGCTGAGCGTGAAGACAAACACTGTAACTGTGGATGGTCTTCAGATTATGGTCGACGATGATGGGGGAAGTGTCAGTGGTTTGTACATTGAATCCACTGGGTCATCTGTCGTTTCCAATAATATTTTGCGAAAGATTGATAGCGTCAGCTGGGGTTCTGGAATTTACATTGGCTCAACCGGGGGTATAGGAAAGATTTTTGATAATTTGATTTACGGATTTGATGTTTTCAATTCGATTCGGGTTAATGCGGCGAGCACAACTCAGTACATTTATAACAACTCTGGCTTTGATCATACGAGTGGGATTCGTTCTGAAAATGGTACTGTGATCGCCAAGAATAATCTGATGAAGGGAAGTTCGAACAATCAAAACTATGACGGTGGTTTCGGATTGGGGAGCAATTATAATATCTCTGACGATGCGACTGTCCCTGGAGGCGGCAACGATCTTGCGTCTTCGCCCATCAACTTTTTGAACGAACTTTTTTATGATTTCCGCCTCTCTCTGACGGGAAATTTGGCAGTTAACGGGGGAACATCTCTTGTGGCAGATAGTGCGCTCCCACTGATTTCAGATATTCGTGGCTATCCTCGGGGCATTGGTGGTGCGTGGGATATCGGGGCATTTGAGATGGCGGAATCAATTTTTGGAGATGATCTTGCCGCAGAGTTTTCGCAAGGACAGCTATCTTCGAGTTTGGAAGTCGATGGGTCCGGAAGTCTTCGACTTCGAGCAATATCTGCCAGTGAACGTGAACTTCAGGTTCCTGACGCTAGTTTTAACATGAGTGGATTGGTGGCTTTGTGGCATTTCAATGAGTCGAGTGGACAAATCATGGATGCCTCTGGCAACCTTCATCATTCCACCGCCTCGGGTGGCACCCCTTCCTATGGGCAATCAGGAGTATTGAACAGTGCAATGACCTTTGAGTCCGCAAGCTCTGAGTTTATTGATTTCGGGCAATTACCTGAAATTGAGCAAGTTTCTCGGGTGAGTTTGGTTGCTTGGGTCAAGAGGTCGAGCAGTGGCAGCAAATTATTAATTGGGGGACATGAGCCATCAGGGGCCTATGACTCGATTTTTCTTGAATTGTGGGACGATGGAACATTGAACGCTATTGTAACCAATTCGAGTTATTACTATGGTGGTTCTAGAGCGCTCAATGATACTCAATGGCATCACATTGCCATGGTATTTGATGGAACTTTGACGGGCGATGCAAATCGCCTCAAGGCATTTATTGATGGAGTTCAAGTCCCCTTGGTCTTTTCCGGTGGAGGCTCTCTCCCTTCGTTGACTCCCGATCTATCTACCAATTTCATGATCGGAACTAATGGTGAGGGTGGATTTTCCGATGGATCGATAGACGAGATTTCAGTTTGGTCGCGAGCCTTGGGCGCAGTTGAAATGCGAACACTCTATGAACGCCAGAGAGGGAGCTATAACTCTGAAGGTGCTGAGTTTTTATCCCGGATCTTTGACAGTGGGGCATTGGATGGGCGCTGGGGTCGGCTGAATTGA
- a CDS encoding LamG domain-containing protein — MMLAEPVGKEISRVDNENSSYGAGLSGNGLMGLWHLNDKKWGSLADSSGRGHDGIINGNLVYGQAGPFDLGLGFSDIDGEFVTVPAHADLEPDNLTISFWFQRNGIQNDYAQMVTKGCCIMWAGDNWSYAFEWDTDNGGTEYSFGVNSTIGGYFLVKSPHIPDQTWVHTVGPYNDATKTVELYVNGVSAGTMLMPGSRVKDSVDDLVFGQYGSGAFGGAFKGKLDEIAIWNRVLSPGEIQSLYRRGKAQVYYQVRSCLLPDCSDSTFVGPQGKTTTYFSEQLNGSSRNPLFDLLPLNLKNRYFQYRLIFETTDSLITPEVKSVKVEYFN, encoded by the coding sequence TTGATGTTGGCCGAGCCCGTGGGAAAGGAAATTTCGAGAGTTGATAATGAAAACAGCAGTTATGGGGCCGGACTGAGTGGAAATGGCCTCATGGGCTTATGGCATCTCAATGATAAAAAGTGGGGATCATTGGCTGATTCCTCGGGACGAGGACATGATGGGATTATAAATGGCAATCTCGTGTATGGTCAGGCAGGTCCCTTTGATTTGGGGCTTGGATTTAGTGATATCGATGGCGAATTCGTCACGGTTCCGGCCCACGCCGATTTAGAGCCCGATAATCTGACGATTTCATTTTGGTTTCAGCGAAACGGAATTCAAAATGACTACGCCCAAATGGTAACGAAGGGTTGCTGCATTATGTGGGCAGGAGACAATTGGTCCTATGCCTTTGAGTGGGACACCGATAACGGAGGCACGGAGTATTCATTTGGAGTCAACAGTACGATCGGGGGATATTTTCTTGTTAAGTCACCCCATATTCCGGATCAAACCTGGGTTCATACAGTAGGGCCTTACAATGATGCAACTAAGACGGTGGAATTGTACGTCAATGGCGTCTCGGCTGGAACGATGCTCATGCCTGGTTCCCGAGTGAAGGATTCAGTCGATGACCTTGTTTTTGGGCAATATGGTTCAGGAGCGTTTGGCGGAGCGTTTAAGGGCAAATTGGACGAAATTGCCATTTGGAACAGGGTTCTTTCTCCTGGTGAAATTCAGAGTCTTTATCGAAGAGGGAAAGCTCAGGTTTACTACCAAGTGAGATCATGTCTTTTACCGGACTGCTCGGATTCGACTTTTGTCGGTCCACAGGGGAAGACTACAACGTATTTTTCAGAGCAGCTCAACGGTTCTTCACGAAATCCATTGTTTGATCTTTTACCTCTAAACTTAAAAAACAGATACTTTCAGTATCGCTTGATCTTTGAAACCACAGACAGTCTGATCACTCCCGAAGTCAAAAGCGTCAAAGTTGAGTACTTCAATTAG
- a CDS encoding acyl-CoA dehydrogenase: MSTPHAALTQYSEDEIAFREAIRSFAESEIKPLVASMEEKTQIDSDLIKKFFEMGLMGIESPEKYGGAGGSFTLACIAVEELGRIDGSCSVMVDVQNTLVTNAFLRWASEAQRQKYLPLLARDWVGAYALSESSSGSDAFALKLRAEEKGDKYILNGHKLWITSAKEASLFLVFANANPSLGYKGITGFIVERDFPGFRVGKKEDKLGIRASSTCELIFENCEVPKANIIGEFGKGYKIAIETLNEGRIGIGAQMIGIAQGAYEATLGYVKAREQFGKTLASNQAVQFQLSEMRVLLEAARLMVYNAARLKDAKQDFVKEAAMAKLFASRSAEKITSLAVDLFGGNGFTKEYPVEKFWRDAKIGQIYEGTSNMQLQTIAKMELSN, from the coding sequence ATGTCTACCCCTCATGCCGCTTTGACTCAATATTCCGAAGATGAAATTGCCTTTCGCGAAGCCATTCGCTCCTTTGCTGAAAGTGAAATCAAACCTCTGGTCGCCAGCATGGAAGAAAAAACCCAGATCGATTCGGACCTCATCAAGAAGTTTTTTGAAATGGGTCTCATGGGAATTGAGTCCCCAGAAAAATACGGAGGTGCAGGCGGCAGCTTTACTCTGGCTTGCATTGCAGTCGAAGAACTTGGGCGAATCGATGGCTCGTGCAGTGTGATGGTCGATGTTCAAAACACGCTCGTCACAAATGCCTTCTTGCGGTGGGCAAGCGAGGCGCAGAGACAAAAGTACCTGCCTCTACTTGCTCGCGATTGGGTCGGCGCCTATGCTCTCAGTGAAAGCTCGAGCGGTTCTGATGCCTTCGCTCTGAAACTTCGGGCTGAAGAAAAAGGCGACAAGTACATTCTCAATGGTCACAAACTTTGGATTACAAGTGCCAAGGAGGCTTCACTCTTTTTGGTGTTTGCAAATGCCAATCCCAGTCTTGGCTACAAGGGCATTACAGGATTTATTGTTGAAAGAGACTTTCCCGGATTTAGAGTTGGAAAGAAAGAAGATAAATTGGGCATCCGTGCTTCCTCCACTTGCGAACTTATCTTTGAAAATTGTGAGGTACCAAAAGCCAACATTATCGGTGAGTTTGGTAAAGGCTATAAGATCGCCATTGAAACCTTGAACGAGGGGCGCATTGGAATCGGCGCTCAAATGATCGGCATTGCCCAAGGCGCCTATGAAGCCACTCTTGGCTACGTAAAAGCGCGGGAGCAGTTTGGGAAAACTCTCGCAAGTAATCAAGCCGTGCAATTTCAATTATCAGAAATGCGTGTTCTGCTCGAGGCCGCTCGACTTATGGTTTACAATGCGGCTCGACTCAAAGATGCAAAACAGGATTTCGTCAAAGAGGCCGCCATGGCAAAACTCTTTGCCTCGCGATCTGCAGAGAAAATCACTTCTTTGGCTGTTGATCTCTTCGGTGGCAACGGATTTACCAAAGAATACCCCGTAGAAAAATTCTGGCGCGACGCTAAGATCGGTCAGATTTACGAGGGCACGAGCAATATGCAGCTCCAAACAATTGCGAAAATGGAACTCAGCAATTGA